The genome window AATTCtaaacatttaaaaatactTCTTCATGCTCCTCTCCCCTCTACTACTCAATCCTGCAATGAGAAATGCATACAcgcacacatatatatatatatatatatatatatattaatatatatgtttatatatttatttatatatttatttatatatgtccctattaaacatttttttttaaaaacaattttatttttgtcataccataaattctttttttgtaatttccTCATGTTCATACACTTCCCTTGATGAAGAAGATGCACTATCAAACGATTCAACTTTTATTAAGCCCCCCTGCATATTactttttgtttctttttgtttttctgaTTTTATTGGTgacattataatattatcattatttatggATATCTTATCTTTGCATTCTGTATAAAGAAAATCattgaaattataaaatgttaaattattatgaagaatattatataatttattattcatttcttTACGTAcatgttttttattaataaaaacagGAGATGGTTcttttgaaaataattttgcTTTTTCATAAGATACATAACGGGTGTTATTAATTCCTTGATTTATTTGTGTACtagataaattattatatattaaagaagaATTGTCttgtgatatattattattattattaatattattaattttttttttgacatAAAGTCcttcttttattaattcataactattattatatacaatatttgAATCCTTTTGTtctgttattatattttttttcatattatcaaaattaaTTCTAGGTACTTTATCAACTTTATAActatttctttttgtttgAACAATTCGAATATTAGGTTTAATATTAGAAGTGCCAATATTTGTATTGACATGTCCATTccccttattattattacatgttatattatttaaactaCCACAactactattactattactattaattttattgttactattaattttattgttactattagttttattatttttgtttgtaATACCTTGtgtatctttattttttaaagtataACTTGATACACTTTTCATATTTACAGATATACTATCATTACTACTAGTACTACTATTTgtgtctttatttttttttcccattTTGATAGTATTACTACCTGTGACTTTAtttgaagaatataaattgtcatatttattatttgcataataattataccCTGTGTTACAATCGACATAAATATCACTAccagaattatttttattattatttttattattgctATTTTTTGGAACAGAATCTTTTTCACATAATGTATTACTATCTGGGATACCTTTCATTATAGATTCTATAGAAGCCAATATGGTGCTTACACTTGTTGAAGAATTATAAGAAGATTCAGTGCAACTCTGTactttacatatattttcagTTGATTGACTTATTCCTTCCATGCtactataataataagaattaacatcttttttaatttttgatacattattattaaaattaactTTATCAGTTTTCTTTATCTTTGACATTATATCTTTCTTTTCATCTTTATCTccaattttttcttttaatttatcttttaatttttcggtattatttaaaataaacatatttcttaatttttgGGTATTAATATTAGAAATGTCATAAACACTATTTACATTTTCacgtatattattttttaaaacaaaaagaaaagttATTAAAGCCgcattcattttatttccaAAACAACTATCCAAATTATTATGACCACCCTCATcaataaacataaaatatgtattaacCTTCGTTTTAGTTATCATTTCTTCTGTACCAtgatatgataataatttatctttCTTTCCATGAATAAAAAGTATAGgacattttattaaatgaactTTATCGATATTACAGAATAAATCATAGGGCAATGTAAATTTTAATCTTAATTTCACACGATGTATAGATGATAAAGGACATTGTAATACTAAACCTAATAAATCTTTTTTTGTAGCTATATGTACAGATGCAGCAGAACCCAAACTTCTACCATAAGCTATTACACATTCTTTAGATACATTcaattcatttattaaataattatatgctGCTTCTACGTCGTTATATAAATGGGTTTCTGTTGGATACCCTGTACTCTGACCATAACCACTATAATCATAAGCAAACATATTCAATCCTAATCTTTTTAATTTACTTTCAAACTGTGGTACTATATCACCTATATCTTCCGCATTTCCATGACtaaataatattgttaaTTGAGCattgttatttataaatataccaCATATAGTACTACCATGTTtggtttttataaaatgtaaattCTTCCTATTCTTTGAATAACTGGGTGCATGCGGTCTGAAGATTAGTTGGTTCAAAGCATTCCCCATGATATATgcataataaattaataaatatataaataaataaataaataaataaatatatatatatattttaacctttattatttatttgttataaaaaggttataaatttatagatatatggccatataaacaaatcaaaactaatcttatatatataaaccttAGGtctattaattta of Plasmodium sp. gorilla clade G2 genome assembly, chromosome: 4 contains these proteins:
- a CDS encoding alpha/beta hydrolase, putative, giving the protein MGNALNQLIFRPHAPSYSKNRKNLHFIKTKHGSTICGIFINNNAQLTILFSHGNAEDIGDIVPQFESKLKRLGLNMFAYDYSGYGQSTGYPTETHLYNDVEAAYNYLINELNVSKECVIAYGRSLGSAASVHIATKKDLLGLVLQCPLSSIHRVKLRLKFTLPYDLFCNIDKVHLIKCPILFIHGKKDKLLSYHGTEEMITKTKVNTYFMFIDEGGHNNLDSCFGNKMNAALITFLFVLKNNIRENVNSVYDISNINTQKLRNMFILNNTEKLKDKLKEKIGDKDEKKDIMSKIKKTDKVNFNNNVSKIKKDVNSYYYSSMEGISQSTENICKVQSCTESSYNSSTSVSTILASIESIMKGIPDSNTLCEKDSVPKNSNNKNNNKNNSGSDIYVDCNTGYNYYANNKYDNLYSSNKVTGSNTIKMGKKNKDTNSSTSSNDSISVNMKSVSSYTLKNKDTQGITNKNNKTNSNNKINSNNKINSNSNSSCGSLNNITCNNNKGNGHVNTNIGTSNIKPNIRIVQTKRNSYKVDKVPRINFDNMKKNIITEQKDSNIVYNNSYELIKEGLYVKKKINNINNNNNISQDNSSLIYNNLSSTQINQGINNTRYVSYEKAKLFSKEPSPVFINKKHVRKEMNNKLYNILHNNLTFYNFNDFLYTECKDKISINNDNIIMSPIKSEKQKETKSNMQGGLIKVESFDSASSSSREVYEHEEITKKEFMD